The Nostoc cf. commune SO-36 genomic sequence AGAAGATTTATGTTAAATTTTGGGTCTGATTGCTGACAGAATCTTAAACAGTGCATTTCAAGGTACAAATATCCGATTGCATCCCAGTTTTTATTCTTTTTAAGAATAAAATTTATAGAAAATCAAAAACGTTTTAGATAACTTTCCAGATATTTAATCTTCTAGAAACAGTCTTAATTTAGATTTTGCTGCCAGCCGACAAATAAAATAATAATCTGATATTAGGGCAGCTAACTGCAACGGCTGCATTTTATTAATGAAAAAAGCCCCCTAGTGGGGGCCTATTAAGTTGTCAGCGTGGAATGAACAACTAATAATTAATACTCACAGTAGATACAGTAATCCGAACAGAATAATCCAAATTACATCAACGAAGTGCCAGTAGATTTCGGCTGCTTCAATGCCAAAGTGCTTTTCGTTACTGTAGTGCCCCGGAACGCGCGATCGCCACAATACAGCAACAATTGCTAAAACGCCTATGGTAACGTGCAATCCGTGGAAACCAGTCAAACGTAAAATGAACTAGCAAATAAATTGGTAGTTAAACCAAATTCTAAATGGGTATATTCATATACTTGACCCACCAAGAAGATAGCGCCCATCGCCGCCGTAATTGCTAACCAGATTTGTGCCCCCCGCGTATCGTTCTTTTTAATAGCAGTATCAGCATTGTGCATGACAAAACTACTAGAAATTAGATTGATGGTGTTGACTCCAGGTAACAATAGTTCTAACTCTGGAGTACCTGCTGGCGGCCACACAGGCAAGGTAGCACGGAAAGCTAAGTAGGCTCCGAATAATCCCATAAAAATCATCCCTTCAGCAATCAAAAAGACAATTAACCCAAACAGACGATGGTCTGGATGCTCTTCGTGATGACCGACGGACGCTTCCGCCTCGTGGTGATGATTTAGTTCGGTTTTAGCTGGGTCAATGATTTGACTTTGCATGGATTTTGATTAAGTGGGGAATGGGGAATGGGCAATGGGGAATGGGGAATGGGGAATGGGGAATGGGGAATGGGGAAATAACCAATGCCCCATGCCCAATATCCAATGCCCCAATTGCAGTTTATTTCCGGTCTTCGGAATTGGCAGCAACTGCTGGATCGGGTTCTGCTCTTAATACTGAGTTCGGCCCGCCAGACAAGACTGGATTGGGATCATACAAAGGTACATCTTCGTTAGCCCTTTCCAAACCGTAGTCGTAGGGGCCTGTAGCTAGTACTGGAGTTTGATCAAAATTCTCGATCGCAGGTGGTGATGTCGTCATCCACTCTAAGGTCAATGCTCTCCAGGGATTATTACCAGCTTTCTCGCCGTATAACCAACTCCAAATGGCATTGATGATGAAGGGGAATGTCGAAATTGCCAGTATATAAGAACCATACGTGCAGATTTCGTTCAATGTTGTGAATTTGGGGTCATATTGAGCAATACGGCGATTCATGCCCATTAAACCCAGCTTGTGCATGGGTAAAAAGGTCATGTTTAAACCCACAATGGTCAAGGCAAAGTGAACCTTACCCCAAAATTCGTTCATCATCCGTCCCGTCATTTTCGGGAACCAGTGATAAATGGCTGCAAAAATCCCCAGTACGCTACCGCCAAATAGGACGTAGTGCAAGTGGGCTACCACAAAATAGGTATCGTGAACGTGAATATCAAAAGGCACTGATGCCAACATCACGCCACTGATCCCACCGATTACAAAAGTGCCGACAAAGCCGATGGCGAACAACATCGCACTGTTCAGCTGGATTTTTCCACCCCACATGGTGGCTAACCAACTAAATATTTTAATTCCCGTGGGTACGGCAATGATCATGGTGGTGATCATGAAGAACATCCGCAACCAACCGGGGATACCACTGGTAAACATGTGGTGCGCCCAAACAATTAGCCCCAAAAAGCTGATTGCAAGAGACGAATAAGCGATCGCTTTATAGCCAAAAATCGGCTTGCGGGAATGAATGGGGATAATTTCTGAAATTGCCCCAAAGAAGGGCAAAATCATGATGTAAACCGCAGGGTGAGAGTAAAACCAGAACATGTGCTGGTATACTACTGGGTCGCCACCGCCAGTTGGGTTAAAAAATGTTGTCCCGGCGATTAAGTCAAAAGCCAGCAGAATTAGACCAGCTGCTAGCACGGGGGTTGATACCAAAACTAGCGCCGAAGTAGCGAACATCGCCCAGCAGAACAAGGGCATTTGATGAACGCCCATGCCAGGGATACGCATCTTCAGCAATGTCACCAGGAAATTTATCGCCCCCAAAATAGATGATGTACCCAGCAGCAAGACACTCATAATCCAAATGCCTTGCCCCACTTGTCCTGTTACCAAACTCAGGGGAGGGTACGAAGTCCAACCTGCATCCGGTGCATCGCCTACCGCTAAACTGGCGATCAGCAATATACCGGCAGGGGGAATCATCCAAAAGGCAACAGCATTCAGCCGAGGAAATGCCATATCTTTTGCCCCAATCATCAGGGGAATTAGATAGTTAGCAAACCCTGCGCCGGTTGGCACGATCCACAAGAAAATCATGATCGTGGCGTGCAGCGTAAACAGACTGTTGTAGACTTCTGGGGTAACAAAATCTACTTCTGGAGTTCGCAGTTCTGTGCGAACCAAGTCAGCCATTACGCCGCCAATGCAGTAGAAAATAAACGAAGTGACTAGGTATTGAATCCCAATCACCTTATGGTCGGTTTGAAAGCCAAAGAAGTCTTGCCATTTTCTAACCCCTGGTTCTTCACTAAGGGCGGGGATATTGGCAGTTTCTTGCAACTGAGCTTGTGTCATTAGTCGTTAGTCATTAGTCATTAGTCATTGGTCATTAGTCACTGGATTTTGACTAAATAACATATTGACTAATGGTGAACTTGATGGAGGATTTCTGGCTTAATTCCCATGTCCTTGGTGTAAGGAGCGAGAAATTCATTTGGGGATAGATTCGCAGGGTTAACAGCAACGGCTTGATTTAATGTTTCACGGCTAGCAACTAGCTGTTCTTGCATCCATTTCTCAAATGCTTCTTCTGGCTCAACGACTACTGTTGCTCTCATCGCACCGTGGTAGGGGCCACAAAGTTCAGCACAGATTAGGACATAATCTCCTGCTTTTTTGGGGGTGAAGCGAATCTCGCTTTGCCTACCGGGGATCGCATCTTGTTTCAAGCGGAACTCTGGCACCCAAAAGGCATGGATGACATCGTTGGCTGTCATATTGATTTCCACTTCTCGCCCGATGGGGACGTGCATTTCACCTGTAGTTATACCAGTTTCAGGATAAGTGAAAATCCAGGCATATTGTAAACCAGTGACGTTGACCTGTAATTGTGCTGGTTTGCCTGCTTTATCAGGAGTTCCCCCAATTGTCGGAGCAACACTACCGACACCAGGAGCATTCCGCAGTTGGGGAATTTGGTCAGCATTACGAACTGCTGCGGTAGCTGGGTCTTGCATTGCCTCATCAGATTTTTCTTGATTGAGGTTGCGTTCGGTGCTAGGAGGAGTATCGCTTAAAGTTGCTGCCATAGCACTTCCACGCATTGCCATTGACTCCTGATTCATCATCGGCGCTTGATGGATAGCGTGGGGATCAAAGCCACCGATTTCGTTATAGACATCAAAGCTGTAACAGAAATACCAATAACGATAATTGCTGGGATCGCCGTCCAGAGAATTTCTAGAGGTACATTGCCCTCAACTGGTGGGGCCGTCTTGATTGTCACCTGCACGCCGACGGTATTTAAATGCAGAGTAAATTAAAATACCTTCTACGAGCAGGAATATACCTGTAGAAATGATCATCATCGCGTTGAACAGACCATCAACTAATTCGGCTTCATCCGTGGCTGCTGCTGGCAACAGTCCGTGATTTTGACCGTACCAAAAGCTGGCGAGCGTTAGCACGATGCCTATGAGTAATGTCCAGATTGAACTTGGAATCTTCACGGCTTACTTAATTGAATTTACTACGTTATCTTAAAGCTGCTCCCTTACTAAGGTAGTCTAGGCTGGAAGGCATAGAGTACAAAGGTCGGAATTTTTTATTAAGTTTTTTAACTATTTTACTAATTTTGGGTACAAGGTGACTATCAGGAGGCAGGGGGTAGAGTAAACCAAATGCATTTAAAAGTATGGGATTGAACCACCGGGTTTTATACCCAAAACTAAAGTTTTGATTCATAATTATTTCCTCCAGTCCTCTGCCTCCTGCCTTCTTCTAAAATCAGTGGGAAAATTTAAGGAAAAATTTAGAATGTTTAAATTAATTGTGATTAATCAATTTTTCACATCTTGAAAAATACCTAAAGCTTCAGGCAAAACCTTTCTGGAGTGATTCAAAGTATAAGTGAGTGCTAATCTATAAACCCTTAACCTATACGCTAGGGTGAAGATAGGACGCTAAAAGAAAATTGAAAATTTTAAGAGAGCCACCAAGAGCGGGCAGAAGGTATCATTCATGAGCGAATTTGTCCTACAACAAAATGAAGCGGCGCTTCAGCAGCAAAAACCCAAGGAAATGATTCGTCGCTTGGTGTGGAAAATATGCATAGCCACCTTAATTTTGATGGCAATAGGCAGCGCCACCCGCGTGATGAATGCTGGACTTGCTTGCCCAGACTGGCCCTTATGCTATGGCGAACTAGTGCCAGCCAAGCAAATGAATCTCCAAGTGTTTTTGGAGTGGTTTCACAGATTGGATGCAGCTTTAATTGGTATAAGCGCGATCGCACTCTTCGGCTTATCCTGGTGGCATCGTCGTGTCTTACCCAGATGGCTGCCTTGGGCATCAACATTTGGCCTATTTTTAATCGTCTTCCAAGGCATCTTGGGAGGACTCACCGTTACCGAACTGTTGCGGTTTGATATCGTTACCGCCCATTTAGGAACGGCACTGTTATTTTTTAGCACCCTCCTAATTATCGGCACGGCACTCATGCCCTATCAGGGAAATGGAACCGTTGGTAAGTTGCCTTGGGTCGGTTTAACTGCTGCTGTTCTGGTTTACCTGCAAAGTCTGCTAGGTGCTTTGGTAGGCTCTCGCTGGGCACTACACCAATGCCTCGGCGGTTCTCAACTTTGTACTGTAATGTACAGCCATATTGCTGGTTTGGTGCCGCCTTCCTTGGCAACTTTGGTAATGGTATTTATCTGTTGGCGGACACCAGCACTACATCCAACCTTGCGGCGACTGGCAAATATGGCTGGTGCGTTGTTAACCTTACAAATCTTGTTGGGATTCGCCACTTTCAAATTACACCTCCAAGTCGAGCCTCTCACCGTCTCTCACCAAGCTATAGGAGCTGCTTTGCTGGGTACTTTGGTGGCTTTTACAGTTCTCGCACTGCGTGACTGGGCTACTAGCCGCAACATCACAGTGTTGAGCAATGACTGCGGAGTATGGAGTGAGGGAACAGGGGGAGTAGCGGAAGAAATAATTTCTAACTCCTAACTCCTGTACAGACGCGATTAATCGCATCTCTCCTAACTCAGCACTAAATTATGATCGCAACGGCGAGTATTGCGATCCACGCAGGTGCAGAAAATCTGTGTTTCATTTACCTGAAAGAGCCACCTTACGCGGGGGCTGTATATAAGTTGTTGAAAAATAAGGAACCAGAGCCAAAATGATTGAGACTAATGTCTCTCGCCACCACGAAACATTTTTCCAGGTAGTTCAAAGTTATTACCAGCTAACCAAACCTCGGATTATTCCGTTGCTTTTGATTACCACGGCTGGAAGTATGTGGATTGCTGCTAAGGGAGAAGTAGACCCATTGCTGTTGCTAGTAACTCTCACTGGTGGCACTTTGGCTGCTGCAAGCGCCCAGACGATTAACTGTATCTACGATCGCGATATTGATTATGATATGGAGCGAACGCGCCATCGTCCGATGCCTTCGGGTAAGGTTCAGCCACGGGATGCTCTAATTTTTGCGATCGCACTAGCAACGATTTCCTTTACACTCTTAGCAGTATTTGCCAACCTGTTAGCCGCGCTGCTAGCCTTCTCTGGTATCGTCTTTTATATTTTGGTTTATACGCACTGGCTAAAACGCCACACCCCTCAGAATATCGTTGTTGGTGGTGCGGCTGGGGCAATTCCGGCGTTGGTGGGTTGGGCTGCTGTCACGGGGACATTAAGCTGGTCAGCATGGCTGATTTTTGCCATCGTCTTTTTGTGGACACCACCCCATTTCTGGGCGCTAGCTCTGATGATTAAAGATGACTACGCAAAAGTTGGGATACCAATGTTACCTGTAATTGAAGGTACTACGGCAACTGTAAAGCAGATTTGGTATTACACGCTGGTGACAGTATTTGCAACGGTGTTATTGTTTTATCCCTTGGGCGCGAGTGGAATTCTTTATGCTGCGATCGCCCTAATTCTGGGAGGATTATTTATCCACAAATCTTGGCGTTTGTTGCAAAATCCAGAGGATCGCGCTGTCGCTAAAGAGTTGTTTCTCTTTTCTATCTCCTACATGATGCTGTTGTGTCTGGGGATGGTAGTTGATAGTCTTCCCGTTACCCATAATTTGATTAGTGCGGTGAGTAATCATCTGCATTTTATTGGTTAGGGGATGGAAAATTTAGCGATCGCGTTTGGTAAAGGGGCGCGATCGCATTTTCGGAAATTTAAAAAATATACATAATAATTAGAGTTTGGCGGATTTACGATTAAAAATAAAATTTCAGTTATAACCAAATTGATTAAAAAGCTGAATGTTGACAAATTACATTCGTACAGCAATGCACAAAGCAACTTATGAGTTGCTTGAGGATGGAACTTTCTACGGCGAAATTCTAGAATGTCAAGGTGTGTGGGCAAACGCTGCAACGCTAGAAGCTTGCCGGGAGGAT encodes the following:
- the ctaD gene encoding cytochrome c oxidase subunit I; the protein is MTQAQLQETANIPALSEEPGVRKWQDFFGFQTDHKVIGIQYLVTSFIFYCIGGVMADLVRTELRTPEVDFVTPEVYNSLFTLHATIMIFLWIVPTGAGFANYLIPLMIGAKDMAFPRLNAVAFWMIPPAGILLIASLAVGDAPDAGWTSYPPLSLVTGQVGQGIWIMSVLLLGTSSILGAINFLVTLLKMRIPGMGVHQMPLFCWAMFATSALVLVSTPVLAAGLILLAFDLIAGTTFFNPTGGGDPVVYQHMFWFYSHPAVYIMILPFFGAISEIIPIHSRKPIFGYKAIAYSSLAISFLGLIVWAHHMFTSGIPGWLRMFFMITTMIIAVPTGIKIFSWLATMWGGKIQLNSAMLFAIGFVGTFVIGGISGVMLASVPFDIHVHDTYFVVAHLHYVLFGGSVLGIFAAIYHWFPKMTGRMMNEFWGKVHFALTIVGLNMTFLPMHKLGLMGMNRRIAQYDPKFTTLNEICTYGSYILAISTFPFIINAIWSWLYGEKAGNNPWRALTLEWMTTSPPAIENFDQTPVLATGPYDYGLERANEDVPLYDPNPVLSGGPNSVLRAEPDPAVAANSEDRK
- a CDS encoding COX15/CtaA family protein; this encodes MSEFVLQQNEAALQQQKPKEMIRRLVWKICIATLILMAIGSATRVMNAGLACPDWPLCYGELVPAKQMNLQVFLEWFHRLDAALIGISAIALFGLSWWHRRVLPRWLPWASTFGLFLIVFQGILGGLTVTELLRFDIVTAHLGTALLFFSTLLIIGTALMPYQGNGTVGKLPWVGLTAAVLVYLQSLLGALVGSRWALHQCLGGSQLCTVMYSHIAGLVPPSLATLVMVFICWRTPALHPTLRRLANMAGALLTLQILLGFATFKLHLQVEPLTVSHQAIGAALLGTLVAFTVLALRDWATSRNITVLSNDCGVWSEGTGGVAEEIISNS
- a CDS encoding heme o synthase; this encodes MIETNVSRHHETFFQVVQSYYQLTKPRIIPLLLITTAGSMWIAAKGEVDPLLLLVTLTGGTLAAASAQTINCIYDRDIDYDMERTRHRPMPSGKVQPRDALIFAIALATISFTLLAVFANLLAALLAFSGIVFYILVYTHWLKRHTPQNIVVGGAAGAIPALVGWAAVTGTLSWSAWLIFAIVFLWTPPHFWALALMIKDDYAKVGIPMLPVIEGTTATVKQIWYYTLVTVFATVLLFYPLGASGILYAAIALILGGLFIHKSWRLLQNPEDRAVAKELFLFSISYMMLLCLGMVVDSLPVTHNLISAVSNHLHFIG
- a CDS encoding type II toxin-antitoxin system HicB family antitoxin, with product MLTNYIRTAMHKATYELLEDGTFYGEILECQGVWANAATLEACREDLQDTLEGWIVLGLRLGHTLPILNDVDLNLTKEVA